A single region of the Marinobacter salinus genome encodes:
- a CDS encoding EAL domain-containing protein — protein sequence MSQPEVLFDESHCEQCACGEGLDFSFTFAFQPIVDVVNKSVFAYEALVRGPEGEGAMSILSKVNERNRYSFDQVCRVKAVKLASRLGMQTRLSINFMPNAVYKAEYCIRTTLAAAKTYNFDTSKIIFELTEDEKLTSVEHLVSIIEAYQEMGFYTAIDDFGAGYSRYNIMMASPPNLLKLDMGLVRNIHEEPNKQAVVSGIITMMNQLGGKIIAEGVETKEEYFWLRSQGISLYQGFLFAKPGFECLPEPIYPD from the coding sequence TGAGCAATGCGCTTGCGGCGAGGGGTTGGATTTTTCGTTTACCTTCGCATTTCAGCCGATTGTCGATGTCGTGAACAAATCCGTGTTTGCCTACGAGGCATTAGTCCGTGGTCCGGAAGGTGAAGGGGCCATGAGTATTCTGTCCAAGGTGAATGAGCGTAACCGTTATTCGTTTGATCAGGTCTGCCGGGTAAAAGCGGTGAAACTGGCATCACGGTTGGGTATGCAGACGAGGCTGAGCATCAACTTCATGCCCAACGCAGTCTATAAAGCAGAGTACTGCATCCGCACCACGCTGGCGGCCGCCAAAACCTATAATTTTGATACCAGCAAAATTATTTTTGAATTAACCGAAGATGAAAAACTGACGTCCGTTGAGCATTTGGTATCCATTATCGAAGCCTATCAGGAAATGGGGTTTTACACCGCGATTGATGACTTTGGAGCGGGTTACTCCCGGTACAACATCATGATGGCAAGCCCGCCGAATTTGCTGAAACTGGACATGGGGCTCGTGCGTAACATTCATGAGGAACCAAACAAGCAGGCTGTTGTTTCAGGCATCATCACCATGATGAACCAGCTGGGGGGAAAGATTATTGCCGAGGGAGTGGAAACCAAGGAGGAGTATTTCTGGCTTCGTTCCCAGGGCATCAGCCTCTACCAGGGGTTCCTGTTTGCCAAGCCCGGATTCGAGTGCCTGCCTGAGCCGATTTATCCCGATTAA